In Actinomycetota bacterium, a single window of DNA contains:
- the ccsB gene encoding c-type cytochrome biogenesis protein CcsB has translation MNPESLAQMSNVAIYSSMLTLAMAMFAFAASFASGKRRPVAVTAAETTMSAGGTAVLTKPESKAVQEPGRQAANIAVSLTWLAFVLLLAGVVLRGIWAERAPWGNMYEFSITAALGTLGVYLILNLRMDLRWLGLFVVIPVLLTLGMAVTVLYTEAAQLVPALKSYWLIIHVLAAIICSGAFTLAAATAGLSLVRDRAERHAGAGQGPSGVLSSRVPDAERLRTITNRILAFAFPLWTFAVVAGAIWAENAWGRYWGWDPKETWAFITWVVYAAYLHARSTAGWRKNKASWIAIAGWVVFLINYFGVNFLASSLHSYAGT, from the coding sequence GTGAATCCTGAGTCTCTGGCTCAGATGAGCAATGTGGCGATCTATTCGTCGATGCTCACCCTGGCAATGGCCATGTTCGCCTTTGCTGCCTCCTTTGCAAGTGGCAAGCGGCGTCCCGTGGCGGTGACGGCCGCCGAAACCACGATGAGTGCTGGCGGTACTGCGGTGCTGACCAAGCCCGAGTCCAAGGCTGTGCAGGAGCCGGGGCGTCAGGCAGCCAATATTGCAGTCTCGCTGACTTGGTTGGCATTTGTCCTGCTGCTGGCCGGTGTTGTCCTACGCGGAATCTGGGCTGAACGTGCGCCCTGGGGGAACATGTACGAGTTCTCCATCACCGCTGCCCTTGGGACCTTGGGCGTCTATCTCATCTTGAACCTGCGGATGGATCTTCGCTGGCTCGGACTCTTCGTGGTCATTCCGGTGCTCCTGACCTTGGGCATGGCAGTGACGGTGCTCTACACCGAGGCAGCCCAGCTGGTGCCCGCATTGAAGTCCTACTGGCTGATCATTCATGTGCTTGCCGCGATCATCTGCTCGGGCGCCTTCACCTTGGCAGCTGCAACGGCAGGACTGTCACTTGTGCGCGATCGCGCGGAGCGACACGCGGGAGCTGGCCAGGGCCCTTCTGGCGTGCTCAGTTCACGCGTCCCTGATGCCGAACGCCTGCGCACGATCACCAATCGCATCTTGGCATTCGCCTTCCCCCTGTGGACCTTCGCAGTTGTAGCCGGTGCTATCTGGGCTGAGAATGCCTGGGGTCGCTATTGGGGCTGGGATCCAAAGGAAACCTGGGCATTCATCACCTGGGTGGTCTATGCGGCCTACCTGCATGCACGTTCGACCGCGGGTTGGCGCAAGAACAAGGCCTCGTGGATTGCGATCGCTGGGTGGGTGGTGTTCCTGAT